A segment of the Prochlorococcus marinus str. MIT 9215 genome:
GCTAAGTCTCCAATCTATTTAACAATAGATTTAGATTGGTTTGATCCTAGTTTACTAGCAGGGACGGGTACTCCAGAACCGGGAGGATTTTTTTGGAATGATTTTGAAGAAATACTAAAAACTTTAAAAGACCTTAGAATTGTGGCTTCAGATATTGTGGAATTATCTCCAGAAATTGATAAAAGCGGAGTAAGTAGCATAGTTGCAGCCAAAGTACTTAGAAGCTTAATTTTGTCATTAGAAAATATGCAATAAAAAATTTCTAAACTACAGTGTAAAAATACTAAATACAAACAAAATATTTCATGGATTTGCTAAAAAGTCCTCTTTATTCAAAATATGTTGAATCCAATGCAAAATTAGTGAATTTTGCAGGTTGGGAAATGCCCATATCATTTTCAGGATTAATAAAAGAGCATGAATCAGTTAGATCTTCAGCAGGATTATTTGATATTTCCCACATGGGTGTAATTTCTATCAAGGGAATCAATCCAAAGGATTATATTCAAAAACTTTTTCCTACTAATTTATACTCCTTTTCTGAAGGACAGGGACTTTATACAGTAATGCTCAATGATAAAGGAGGAATAATAGATGACTTAATAATTTATGACCTTGGTATACAAGAAAATGACTTATCAGAATTATTGTTAATAGTTAATGCAAGTAGATATGAGGAAGATTTTCAGTGGATAAAAAACAATTTAAATATGTCTGAAATTTCGATAACAAACTTTAAAAAAGACAAAGTACTTTTAGCACTACAGGGGAAAAACTCATTCGATTTATTTGAAGAATGGATTGAATCTTCGATCTCATATATCCCTACCTTTGGATGCGAATATAAAATTTTTGAACATATTTCGCCTAAAGAAAAAATTTTCTTTTCAAAGACAGGCTATACGGGGGAAAATGGTCTAGAAATACTTTTATCTAAAAAAGCAGCAATTAATTTATGGGATTTCTCAATTTCCAAAAATGTAACACCTTGTGGTTTAGGAGCTAGAGATACTCTTAGACTTGAAGCAGGTATGCATCTTTACGGTCAAGATATAAATGAAGAAACTTCTCCATATGAAGCAGGGTTAGGCTGGCTAGTACATCTAGAAAATAATCACGAATTCTTTGGAAGAAGATTTCTAGAAGAACAGTCAAGATTGGGTATTCAAAAAAAGTTAGTTGGTCTCTCTATAGAAGGTAAAGCAATAGGACGAAAAGGTTGCGCAGTTCTTAAAGGTGAAGAAAATATTGGAACCATCACAAGCGGCAGTTGGTCTCCAACTAAACAACAAGCTATAGCTTTTGCATACATCAATACTACGCATGCCTTAATAAATAATGAAGTTCAAATATCAATAAGAGGCAAAAAATTCAAAGGGGTAATAACAAAGAGAGCGTTTTATAAAAAAAATTATTAACTAAATTTACCCTCAAAGAATTATTATAAGTTATTGATAAATAAATCATACTTAGATGAGAAACAAAATTTGCAAAGAACTCAATAATACAGATATTGGTAAATTAGTTAATTTATGTGGATGGGTAGATAGAAGACGAGATCATGGTGGCGTAATTTTTATTGATTTAAGAGACCATAGTGGATTTCTACAAATAACAATTAACCCCGATGATGGTGCAGATCTATTTAAACAGGCAGAAACTCTAAGAAATGAAACAGTAATAATGGTTAGTGGAATTATTAATGAAAGGCCCAAAGATTCCATAAATACAAATTTAAGTACTGGAGAGTTAGAGCTTAAGGTTAAAGATTTGCAAGTTCTCAACCAAATTAAAAACAACTTACCTTTTCCAGTTTCTATACATGATTATGAAAATACAAAAGAGGAACTCAGATTAAAATATAGATACCTTGATTTAAGAAGGGGAAAGTTACTAGAAAATTTAAAAACTAGACATAAGATTATTAAAGTTTCTAGAGAATTTCTTGATAATTTTGGATTTACAGAAGTAGAGACCCCATTACTTACAAAGTCAACTCCTGAAGGCGCTCGCGATTTTCTTGTTCCTGCACGTCTTTCAAATGGAGAATTTTTTGCTTTACCTCAATCCCCACAATTATTTAAACAACTTTTAATGGTTGGGGGCTTAGATAAGTATTATCAAATAGCAAAATGTTTCCGTGATGAAGACTTAAGGGCAGATAGACAGCCAGAGTTTACTCAATTAGATATTGAGATGAGCTTTGTTAGTGAAGAAGAAATAATTTCTTTTAATGAAAGTCTCATAAAAAAAATATGGAAAGAAGTATTAAATATTAATTTTAATAATGCTTTTCCAAGAATGTCATGGCAGGCAGCAATGGATAATTACGGCACTGATAGACCAGATACTAGATATGAAATGTTATTAAAAGATTTAGGAGGAGTATTAGGTGATATTGGATTTAATATTTTCACCAAGGCAATTAAGGCTGGAGGTTATATAAAATCCATAACAGTTAAAGGAGGTAATTCAAGTATTAGCAACGTAAGAATTAAACCAGGAGGTGACATCTTCCAAGTAGCTCAAGATGCAGGAGCTGGTGGTTTGGCCTTTATAAGGGTCAAAGGAGATGAGCTTGAGACTATTGGGGCAATTAAAAATAATTTAAGTGAAGAGCATATAGCTGACATTTTAAAAATCACAGAGGCAAAAGATGGAGACTTAATCCTCTTAGGAGCTGGAGATAAACAAATTGTCAATCAGTCATTAGATAGGGTTAGACAATATATCGCAAAAGACTTAAATCTTATTGATAAAAGTAAATGGAATTTCTTATGGGTAACTGACTTCCCGATGTTTGAGAGAAATGAAGATGAAAATAGATATGAAGCTTTACATCATCCTTTTTGTTCTCCAAAAAATATAAAATCTAAAGATTCCGACAAAATGCAAAAAGAAATCGAAAACTCTATAGCCAATGCTTATGACTTAGTTCTTAATGGCATGGAGTTAGGAGGTGGCTCTTTACGTATTCATGAAGCTAACTTGCAAAGAGAGGTTTTAAAAACGGTAGGACTTACTGATAAAGAGATTGATGAAAAATTTGGATTTTTAATAGAAGCTTTAGAAATGGGTGCTCCTCCTCATGGTGGAATAGCTTTTGGATTAGATCGTATTACCATGCTGCTCATAGGTGCAGATTCAATCAGAGAAACAATTGCTTTTCCAAAAAATCAACAAGCAAAATGTCTTCTCACAAATGCGCCTTCAAATGTCTCAGAATCACAATTAAAAGAATTGGATATTGAAATAACAATTGATGAATAAGAATATACATGGATGTTCTAAAAGTTTTTTGTTTAAATAAAATATAAGGAGGATGTGCTTAATTAAAAATATTTAATGTCAAAATTTGTTTTTGTCACAGGAGGAGTCGTTTCTAGCATTGGTAAAGGAATTGTAGCTGCAAGCTTAGGTAGATTATTAAAGTCTAGAGGATATAGTGTTTCAATATTAAAACTAGATCCATATCTAAACGTTGATCCAGGCACAATGAGCCCTTTTCAACATGGAGAAGTATTTGTAACCGAAGATGGGGCTGAAACCGATCTGGATTTAGGTCACTATGAAAGATTTACAGATACTGCAATGACTAGGTTGAATAGTGTAACAACGGGATCTATTTATCAAGCAGTTATTAATAAAGAAAGAAGAGGTAGTTATAACGGTGGAACTGTGCAAGTAATACCTCACATAACGGGAGAAATTAGAGAAAGGATTCATAGAGTAGCCGCTAACAGCAATGCAGATATTATTATTACTGAAATTGGTGGAACAGTTGGTGACATTGAATCTTTACCTTTTTTAGAAGCAATAAGAGAATTCAAAAATGATGTTAATAGAAATGATGTTGCATACATACACGTAACGTTACTTCCCTTCATCAAAACCTCTGGAGAAATAAAAACTAAGCCAACACAACATTCAGTAAAAGAATTAAGATCAATTGGAATTCAGCCTGATTTACTTGTATGCCGAAGTGATAAATCAATAAATGAAGGTCTTAAAAAGAAGCTTAGTGGGTTTTGTGGAGTAAATATTAAGTCAGTAATAGAAGCTTTAGACGCAGATAGTATTTATTCTGTGCCTCTTGCTTTAAAAAAAGAGGGTTTATGCAAAGAAACTTTGAAATATCTTGAACTAGAAGACAAAGAATGTGATTTGAAAAATTGGGAAGCACTCATTCATAATCTAAGAAATCCTGGAGATCCAATAAAAGTTGCTCTTGTAGGTAAATATATTGAACTTGGAGATGCATATTTATCTGTAGTTGAAGCTTTAAGACATGCATGCATTGAAAAAAAGGCTTCATTAGATTTACATTGGGTAAGCGCTGAAATGATAGAAAAAGGTTCAGCAGAAACTTACTTAAAAGAAGTTGATGCAATTGTCGTACCTGGAGGATTTGGGAATAGGGGAGTTAATGGCAAAATTTCAGCTATAAAATTCGCAAGAGAAAAGAAAATTCCATTTTTAGGCTTGTGCCTTGGTATGCAATGTGCAGTTATAGAATGGGCTAGGAATGTAGCTAATCTTCCAGATGCATCTAGTTCAGAACTAAACCCAGATACTCCCAATCCAGTGATACATTTATTACCAGAACAGGAAGATGTAGTTGATTTAGGTGGGACAATGAGACTTGGAGTTTATCCATGTAGATTGACAAACAATACAACTGGAAAAAAATTATATGATGAAGATGTTATTTATGAGAGACATCGCCATAGATACGAATTTAATAATTACTACAAACAAAGTTTTTTAAATTCCGGATACAAAATTAGTGGTACATCACCAGATGGCAGATTAGTTGAATTAATTGAGTTAGAAAATCATCCTTACTTCTTAGCATGTCAATATCATCCTGAGTTTTTATCAAGACCTGGCAAACCTCATCCTTTATTTCAAGGTTTAATAAAAGCCTCTCAAGAAAAATTAACTCAATCAAATTAATATTCTTTATTTTTTTGAATGAAAAAATGACAAATTATTTACCGATAGTCGAACAATTTCATTCATTACAAGGTGAAGGTTATCACGCTGGAAAAAGCGCTTTTTTTGTGCGATTAGCTGGTTGTAAAGTTGGATGTTCGTGGTGCGATACCAAAAATTCATGGGATGAGAAGAAATACCCCTCTATATCAATTAAAAAAATAATAGATCGCATAAAAATTGCTAGAGATAAAGGAGCATCTTTTTGCGTTATTACAGGTGGAGAACCTTTGCAACATAACTTGGATAATTTTTGTAAAGCAATAAAAAAAATGACGATGAGAGAAGAACAAAACTCAATGAAGATTCATATTGAGACAAGTGGAGTTAATTCAATATCAGGCAGTTATGATTGGATGACTTTATCTCCTAAAAGACACTCACCTCCCAAAAATTATTTTTTAAAAAAATGTAATGAAATCAAAATAATTATAAATGATATAAAAGATATTGAATTTGCTATTCAAATAAAAAAAGAAACTTTAAAACAATATCAACTCTCAAAAAGCGAAGATGGCTTAAAAAAAGAAGATAAAATTTTTTATTTACAGCCAGCATGGAATAATGCGAATGGTCTTTCTCTAGCTATTGATTTCGTAAAAAATAACCCAGATTGGAAATTAAGCCTTCAAACTCACAAATACTTAAAAATTAAATGAAATCATATGACTCTTAAAAATAAATCGATAGTAGTTTTATTATCTGGAGGTTTAGATTCTTCTACAGTTACTGGTATCGCAAAAAAATCAGAAGCTAAAATTTTTGGCCTATCATTTGACTACGGTCAACGTCATAAAAAAGAATTATATTCTGCTTCAATAATTGCAAAACACTTTAATATCGAAGAATTTAAAATCATTAAGCTTGATTTATCTTTATGGGGTGGCTCTTCATTAACTGATACTCAAAAAAATATTCCTTTAGAAGGAGTGCAAACTAATAAAATTCCTAATACATATGTTCCTGGGAGAAATACCATATTTATTTCCGTTGCACTAAGTTACGCCGAAGCAATAGATGCTGATTTTATAGGATTAGGAGTTAATGCACTGGATTATTCTGGTTATCCAGATTGCAGACCTGACTACATTAAAAAATTTCAAGAATTAGCAGATTTAGCCAATAAAAGAGGAAGAGAAAATAATCCAATAAAACTTTGGACGCCACTATTAGATTTAAATAAAGAGGAAATTATTAAATTAGCTTATAGTAATCATGTGCCTTTAGAAAAAACATGGAGTTGTTATTCGGGTTATTCAAAACCATGCGGTAAGTGTGATAGCTGCAGAATTAGAAATGACGCTTATGAAAAATGGCTTAATAACAATAATAAAAAATGAAAATAAAAAAAATAATGCTAGAAAAATGGATAGATCCAGCACTGATTACGCATGATCTAACTAAAAAATTCGGAGATAAAGGATTAGCGTGGCTAGACAGTGATGGCAAAGAAAATGGGGAATGGTCAATAATAGGAATTAAACCTAAAAAAATAATCCAATCAAGAGACATCAATAACTTAGACAAAAATAATAATCCATTTAATAATTTAAAAAATATTGAACAAGGATTTTGGATCGGATGGTTAAGTTATGAAGCTGGAGTTTACGTAGAACCAAAAAACCCATGGAGAAAATCTAATATGGCAACTTTATGGATTGGATCATATGATCCAATCATTAAATGTAATCTCATAAAAAAAGAAATAATTATCGAAGGCACAAACTCATCTGAACTGATTAATTATAAAAACATAATCAACAATATAAAAAATATTGAAGAAGAAAATATTATTAAAACAAGTTTGAATTTTGATTTTTCAAAAATAAATTTGGACGAAATGGCTGAAAAATTTCAGAAAAATATTTTAAAATTGAAAAAATTAATTTCCCTAGGGGACATCTTTCAAGCAAACCTAACAACTAAATGTGAAATTGAATCTTCCAAAAACTATAATCCTCTAGATATTTATTTGAAAATAAGAAGAAAATTGAGGGCTCCCTTTGGAGGAATAATAATAAATAATGATAATTATAAAGAGGCTGTATTATCTACCTCGCCAGAAAGATTTATAAAAATAGATAATAAAAATTTTGTAGAATCAAGACCTATCAAAGGAACTAGATCCAGAGATAAAGATTTAAATCAAGACGCACTTAATGCTATCGATTTAATAACGAACGAAAAAGATAGAGCCGAAAATATTATGATTGTTGACCTAATCAGAAATGATTTAAGTAAAGTTTGCGAAACAGGAAGTATTCTTGTACCAGAAATATTAAAACTTGAAAGTTTCTTAAAAGTTCATCATTTAACTTCAGTAATCAGAGGCAAATTAAAAAAAGATAAGAACTGGATTGATTTACTAAAAGCTTGTTGGCCTGGGGGCTCTATAACTGGAGCGCCTAAATTAAGATCATGCCAGAGACTTTTTGAATTAGAAGAATATGAACGCGGGCCATACTGTGGCTCATTTTTGAAGCTTGACTGGAATGGAGAGTTTGACAGCAATATACTAATAAGATCATTTTTAATTAAAGACAAAAAAATCAATATATATGCTGGTTGCGGAATAGTTATTGACTCTCATCCTGAAGAGGAAACTAATGAACTGAAATGGAAACTTTTACCATTAATTGATTCACTAAAATGATAGAAAAATTAGGCTGGCACAAGGATCAATGGTTAAATATTGATAGGATATTTATTGCTGCAAATAATAGAGGATTAAAATTTGCTGATGGTATATTTGAAACCATTTTGATAAAGGATAACAAACCTATCCTTTTTGATGAACACTTTAAAAGGTTAGAAAAGGGTAGCAAAATTTTAAATATTAATCTCAAAATAAATAAATTAACTTTGAGACAACTTATTGATGATGGTATTAGAAAGTTATCGCTTAGGAATGATCAATTTGCTTCAGTAAGAATAAACTATAGTAGAGGAACTAATGAAGGTCGAACACTAAAAATTGGAAGCACTTTAGAGACTAAAGGTTTAGATAATTTATGGCTTGAGTTCTATAGGATAAAACCAAATTTTAATCCGATAAGCGTATTTACTAGTAAAACAGAAACAATCAATGAATTCAGTCTTATAAGTAAATGCAAAACATTTTCATATAATCAGGCAATACAAGTTTTGACAGAGGCTAATAACAAATCATTTGATGATTCTATCCTGTTGAACACGTCAGGTGAACTTTGTTGTGGAAGTACATTTAATCTACTAATTAAAAGAAATAATCAATGGATAACACCTAGAAAAGAGAGCGGCTGTTTAGAGGGGATTATGGTTTCTAAAGCTTTAAAATTGAAAATTGTAAAAGAAGAATTAATTGCTCCTGAATTTCAAAATGATGACATAATAGTTGCGATTAATAGCTTATCTTGCAGACAAATTAATCAAATAAATGATTTAAAGCTTAAACCTAAATTCGATCCAATTTACTTTTGGGATTTATTATATAATTGAACTTTATTAATATCTGGTAAATAGACATCAGATACTTTAGTTACATTGTTATTGACCTTAAAATCAACGATTTTTCCAATAATGATAATTGATGGAGCAAAAAATTCTTCATCTTTTATTTTATCTGCGAGATTATCTAACTTCTCTATCAAACATTTTTGACTTTTCAAAGTAGCTTCCTGGATTACAGCACATTTTGTATTCTTACATAAGCCGCCTAAAATTAATTCCTCTACA
Coding sequences within it:
- a CDS encoding CTP synthase, which gives rise to MSKFVFVTGGVVSSIGKGIVAASLGRLLKSRGYSVSILKLDPYLNVDPGTMSPFQHGEVFVTEDGAETDLDLGHYERFTDTAMTRLNSVTTGSIYQAVINKERRGSYNGGTVQVIPHITGEIRERIHRVAANSNADIIITEIGGTVGDIESLPFLEAIREFKNDVNRNDVAYIHVTLLPFIKTSGEIKTKPTQHSVKELRSIGIQPDLLVCRSDKSINEGLKKKLSGFCGVNIKSVIEALDADSIYSVPLALKKEGLCKETLKYLELEDKECDLKNWEALIHNLRNPGDPIKVALVGKYIELGDAYLSVVEALRHACIEKKASLDLHWVSAEMIEKGSAETYLKEVDAIVVPGGFGNRGVNGKISAIKFAREKKIPFLGLCLGMQCAVIEWARNVANLPDASSSELNPDTPNPVIHLLPEQEDVVDLGGTMRLGVYPCRLTNNTTGKKLYDEDVIYERHRHRYEFNNYYKQSFLNSGYKISGTSPDGRLVELIELENHPYFLACQYHPEFLSRPGKPHPLFQGLIKASQEKLTQSN
- a CDS encoding 7-carboxy-7-deazaguanine synthase QueE, producing the protein MTNYLPIVEQFHSLQGEGYHAGKSAFFVRLAGCKVGCSWCDTKNSWDEKKYPSISIKKIIDRIKIARDKGASFCVITGGEPLQHNLDNFCKAIKKMTMREEQNSMKIHIETSGVNSISGSYDWMTLSPKRHSPPKNYFLKKCNEIKIIINDIKDIEFAIQIKKETLKQYQLSKSEDGLKKEDKIFYLQPAWNNANGLSLAIDFVKNNPDWKLSLQTHKYLKIK
- the aspS gene encoding aspartate--tRNA ligase, whose translation is MRNKICKELNNTDIGKLVNLCGWVDRRRDHGGVIFIDLRDHSGFLQITINPDDGADLFKQAETLRNETVIMVSGIINERPKDSINTNLSTGELELKVKDLQVLNQIKNNLPFPVSIHDYENTKEELRLKYRYLDLRRGKLLENLKTRHKIIKVSREFLDNFGFTEVETPLLTKSTPEGARDFLVPARLSNGEFFALPQSPQLFKQLLMVGGLDKYYQIAKCFRDEDLRADRQPEFTQLDIEMSFVSEEEIISFNESLIKKIWKEVLNINFNNAFPRMSWQAAMDNYGTDRPDTRYEMLLKDLGGVLGDIGFNIFTKAIKAGGYIKSITVKGGNSSISNVRIKPGGDIFQVAQDAGAGGLAFIRVKGDELETIGAIKNNLSEEHIADILKITEAKDGDLILLGAGDKQIVNQSLDRVRQYIAKDLNLIDKSKWNFLWVTDFPMFERNEDENRYEALHHPFCSPKNIKSKDSDKMQKEIENSIANAYDLVLNGMELGGGSLRIHEANLQREVLKTVGLTDKEIDEKFGFLIEALEMGAPPHGGIAFGLDRITMLLIGADSIRETIAFPKNQQAKCLLTNAPSNVSESQLKELDIEITIDE
- the queC gene encoding 7-cyano-7-deazaguanine synthase QueC: MTLKNKSIVVLLSGGLDSSTVTGIAKKSEAKIFGLSFDYGQRHKKELYSASIIAKHFNIEEFKIIKLDLSLWGGSSLTDTQKNIPLEGVQTNKIPNTYVPGRNTIFISVALSYAEAIDADFIGLGVNALDYSGYPDCRPDYIKKFQELADLANKRGRENNPIKLWTPLLDLNKEEIIKLAYSNHVPLEKTWSCYSGYSKPCGKCDSCRIRNDAYEKWLNNNNKK
- the gcvT gene encoding glycine cleavage system aminomethyltransferase GcvT encodes the protein MDLLKSPLYSKYVESNAKLVNFAGWEMPISFSGLIKEHESVRSSAGLFDISHMGVISIKGINPKDYIQKLFPTNLYSFSEGQGLYTVMLNDKGGIIDDLIIYDLGIQENDLSELLLIVNASRYEEDFQWIKNNLNMSEISITNFKKDKVLLALQGKNSFDLFEEWIESSISYIPTFGCEYKIFEHISPKEKIFFSKTGYTGENGLEILLSKKAAINLWDFSISKNVTPCGLGARDTLRLEAGMHLYGQDINEETSPYEAGLGWLVHLENNHEFFGRRFLEEQSRLGIQKKLVGLSIEGKAIGRKGCAVLKGEENIGTITSGSWSPTKQQAIAFAYINTTHALINNEVQISIRGKKFKGVITKRAFYKKNY
- a CDS encoding aminotransferase class IV, which translates into the protein MIEKLGWHKDQWLNIDRIFIAANNRGLKFADGIFETILIKDNKPILFDEHFKRLEKGSKILNINLKINKLTLRQLIDDGIRKLSLRNDQFASVRINYSRGTNEGRTLKIGSTLETKGLDNLWLEFYRIKPNFNPISVFTSKTETINEFSLISKCKTFSYNQAIQVLTEANNKSFDDSILLNTSGELCCGSTFNLLIKRNNQWITPRKESGCLEGIMVSKALKLKIVKEELIAPEFQNDDIIVAINSLSCRQINQINDLKLKPKFDPIYFWDLLYN
- a CDS encoding anthranilate synthase component I family protein, translating into MKIKKIMLEKWIDPALITHDLTKKFGDKGLAWLDSDGKENGEWSIIGIKPKKIIQSRDINNLDKNNNPFNNLKNIEQGFWIGWLSYEAGVYVEPKNPWRKSNMATLWIGSYDPIIKCNLIKKEIIIEGTNSSELINYKNIINNIKNIEEENIIKTSLNFDFSKINLDEMAEKFQKNILKLKKLISLGDIFQANLTTKCEIESSKNYNPLDIYLKIRRKLRAPFGGIIINNDNYKEAVLSTSPERFIKIDNKNFVESRPIKGTRSRDKDLNQDALNAIDLITNEKDRAENIMIVDLIRNDLSKVCETGSILVPEILKLESFLKVHHLTSVIRGKLKKDKNWIDLLKACWPGGSITGAPKLRSCQRLFELEEYERGPYCGSFLKLDWNGEFDSNILIRSFLIKDKKINIYAGCGIVIDSHPEEETNELKWKLLPLIDSLK